In a single window of the Fusarium falciforme chromosome 3, complete sequence genome:
- a CDS encoding Phosphotransferase, with product MGAQHGHGHGRERQGAETRKRVWPGLFLRGVAIIVVLVLSQLVLGDGDAKLQLQFPQRYQHQLQQLRLPLRQDLLSTSASFSISSLLLLLSPSSLHHLLLPRLYPSSSPPAPAASEPVCHIPSPFSTAPPTSRPIAMALADESNRVVQEFDFTNDDLNRHVKEFLRQMNEGLSKEGTSLQQIPTYVTGVPNGTEKGLYLAVDLGGTNFRVCSIMLNGDTTFNLTFNKVAIPKELMVAKTASELFSFLAKQIEVFLKEHHAEHFNSHLRRRNTYSTASGYRDEHIFRLGFTFSFPVKQLAINKGLLIRWTKGFDIRDAVGKDVCALLQTEIDKLQLPVKVAALVNDTVGTLMARSYTSTGKSRSILGAIFGTGTNGAYMEKLDNIKKPITGDYDKSTGEMVVNTEWGSFDNQLNVLPSTAWDKALDAESVNPGDQMFEKRVSGMFLGEIVRLAVADMINSEKSSLFKDLNSSSNDWGSTTNIAPQSGFLKPWGLDSSIMSVAAADNTPELSTLRQELENLLHVYTPSLEDAQAFKSVSNAVGRRAARLSAVAIGAIALQSGKLEDPNEEVIDIGVDGSLVEHYPFFRDMIYEALRAIDGIGPRGAEKIRIGIAKDGSGVGAALIALVAAGREKPEDYLVDIKAESSRGRKLSNAIADEPLISTTALVVGGIVGALALAAFWWTKRR from the exons CTCTCGCAGCTTGTGCTCGGTGACGGTGACgccaagctccagctccagttTCCCCAGCGGtaccagcaccagctccagcagctcCGGCTCCCGCTGCGACAAGACTTGCTGTCCACCTCTGCTTCATTTTCAAtttcctccctcctcctcctcctctctccttcatccttacatcacctcctcctccctcgacTTTatccttcctcctcgccgcctgCTCCTGCAGCCTCCGAACCCGTCTGCCATATTCCCTCTCCCTTCTCGACTGCGCCGCCCACCTCACGACCCATCGCCATGGCTCTCGCCGACGAGTCTAACCGTGTCGTCCAAGAGTTCGACTTTACCAATGACGACCTGAACCGTCATGTCAAGGAATTCTTGAGGCAGATGA ACGAGGGCCTCTCGAAGGAGGGTACCAGCCTCCAGCAGATCCCAACCTATGTCACAGGCGTCCCCAATGGCACAGAAAAG GGTCTGTATCTTGCTGTCGATCTCGGCGGAACAAACTTTCGAGTTTGCTCCATCATGCTCAACGGCGACACCACCTTTAACCTAACCTTTAACAAGGTCGCCATCCCCAAGGAGCTCATGGTCGCAAAGACCGCCTCCGagctcttctccttcctcGCCAAGCAGATCGAGGTTTTCCTCAAGGAGCACCATGCCGAGCACTTCAACAGCCACCTGCGCCGGCGCAACACCTACAGCACCGCCTCGGGCTACCGAGACGAGCACATCTTCCGCCTGGGCTTCACTTTCAGCTTCCCCGTCAAGCAGCTCGCCATTAACAAGGGCCTGCTGATCCGATGGACCAAGGGCTTCGACATCCGCGATGCTGTCGGCAAGGACGTCTGCGCACTGCTTCAGACCGAGATCgacaagctccagctccctgTCAAGGTTGCGGCGCTGGTGAACGATACTGTCGGCACGCTCATGGCTCGTTCGTACACCTCGACCGGCAAGAGCCGATCTATCCTGGGTGCCATTTTCGGCACTGGCACCAACGGCGCCTacatggagaagctggataACATCAAGAAACCCATCACAGGCGACTATGACAAGTCAACGGGCGAGATGGTGGTTAACACAGAATGGGGCTCCTTCGACAACCAGCTCAACGTTCTCCCCTCGACGGCATGGGATAAGGCCCTGGATGCCGAGAGTGTGAACCCCGGCGACCAAATGTTTGAGAAGCGCGTGTCAGGCATGTTCCTGGGCGAGATCGTGCGACTTGCCGTGGCCGACATGATTAACAGCGAAAAGTCGTCCTTGTTCAAGGACCTCAACTCTAGCTCCAACGACTGGGGTTCCACGACCAACATTGCGCCCCAATCCGGCTTCCTCAAGCCCTGGGGACTTGACagctccatcatgtcggTAGCAGCGGCCGACAACACTCCCGAGCTGTCCACTCTTCGCCAGGAGCTGGAGAACCTGCTCCACGTCTACACACCCTCGCTCGAGGATGCCCAGGCCTTCAAGTCCGTCTCCAACGCTGTCGGCCGACGTGCCGCCCGACTGTCCGCTGTCGCCATTGGCGCCATCGCTCTTCAGTCTGGCAAGCTCGAAGACCCCAATGAGGAGGTCATCGACATTGGTGTCGATGGCAGCTTGGTCGAGCACTACCCATTCTTCCGCGATATGATTTATGAGGCCCTCCGCGCCATTGACGGCATCGGACCCAGGGGCGCCGAGAAGATCCGTATTGGTATTGCCAAAGACGGTAGCGGCGTCGGCGCCGCCCTGATCGCTCTTGTCGCTGCCGGCAGGGAGAAGCCCGAGGACTACCTGGTcgacatcaaggccgagtCCAGTCGAGGCCGCAAGTTGTCCAATGCCATCG CTGACGAACCCCTAATCTCAACCACCGCGCTCGTGGTCGGCGGCATCGTTGGTGCCCTCGCACTAGCAGCTTTCTGGTGGACCAAGCGTAGGTAG
- a CDS encoding N-acetyltransferase domain-containing protein — translation MSLPSTKPAQLSIRSFFQAKTPKYAPPPSAALSTPPPPPPAAAAPPKTVSPPSEQEEADETSTFELPPLPTSLPPEADIRLVSPSDINALRRINALLLPVSYPDNFYQRAVDPAASGRFSRVITWAHDGAEPKVVGGVVCRIEPILDSKTHGQVPQNLYIQSLCLLSPYRSLGLINAAVDNIIATAVSDSSLDVASVTAHVWTENEEGLKWYEGRGFKKDDQPIRGYYLKLRPDSAWLVHRPVGASVRSSLPSSSSSATPPSIPASTTAAVVNLPPMSGPPKDGASRPPLPPSGRSYQNQRPETEWNDMPEDMVGGLLVPPGRKPLREPGSGASSRSSSTARKKRDRSYPAAAFGS, via the coding sequence ATGTCGCTCCCGTCGACCAAACCCGCCCAGCTCTCCATCCGCTCCTTCTTCCAAGCAAAGACTCCAAAATACGCACCTCCGCCCTCTGCCGCTCTCTCGAcacctcctccgccgccgccggcaGCAGCTGCCCCTCCAAAAACCGTATCTCCCCCCTCTGAGCAAGAGGAAGCCGACGAGACATCAACGTTCGAACTCCCGCCTCTGCCAACGTCTCTTCCCCCCGAAGCCGACATTCGCCTCGTCTCGCCCTCTGACATCAACGCTTTGCGCCGCATCAACGCCCTCCTTCTACCCGTCAGTTACCCCGACAACTTCTATCAGCGCGCAGTTGATCCCGCCGCCTCCGGCCGCTTCTCGCGCGTCATCACATGGGCGCATGACGGCGCTGAGCCCAAGGTGGTCGGCGGAGTCGTCTGTCGCATCGAGCCTATTCTCGACTCCAAGACCCATGGCCAGGTGCCGCAGAACCTCTACATCCAGTCCCTTTGCCTCTTGTCGCCTTACCGGTCGCTGGGGTTGATCAACGCCGCTGTGGATAACATCATTGCGACGGCCGTGTCGGATTCTAGTCTCGACGTGGCCTCTGTCACGGCGCATGTCTGGACTGAGAACGAGGAGGGCCTCAAGTGGTATGAAGGACGCGGCTTCAAGAAGGACGACCAACCCATCCGTGGCTACTATCTCAAACTCCGTCCCGACTCGGCCTGGCTGGTTCACCGTCCAGTCGGCGCCTCCGTTCGAAGCTCCCTGCcttcttcgtcatcctcagCAACTCCACCCTCCATTCCCGCCAGCACGACTGCGGCCGTGGTAAACCTTCCTCCCATGTCGGGCCCTCCCAAGGACGGGGCCTCTAGGCCACCACTTCCCCCATCAGGTCGATCCTACCAGAATCAACGTCCTGAGACGGAATGGAACGACATGCCCGAAGATATGGTGGGCGGACTGTTGGTGCCACCAGGTCGCAAGCCTCTTCGCGAGCCAGGCTCTGGcgcaagctcgagaagcagctcgACGGCACGAAAGAAGAGAGATCGCTCTTACCCTGCTGCCGCCTTTGGTAGCTAG